Proteins from a single region of Heterodontus francisci isolate sHetFra1 chromosome 29, sHetFra1.hap1, whole genome shotgun sequence:
- the LOC137345888 gene encoding probable G-protein coupled receptor 139 — translation MEYPVIYQLDLIYYPLLAAVGIPVNLVAIVILSRGKCGLSKCITHYLVAMAAADLTVVIVHVILQRINILYLPINFLSLTPVCKVNFVAYIVAVDCSVWFTVTFTFDRFVAICCQKLQSKYCTRKMARVVITTVFVVSCLRTIPFYYMNEPAFIIDNMPWFCASTADYFTSPLWKAFEWIDSIITPLLPILLILLFNALTVRNIILANRVRRELRSNSENQHDPEVKNRRKSMILLFAISSNFILLWMLYVVHSLIWPVANFFYTDKYYSNPIYIAQQVGFMLQLLSSCTNSCIYGLTQRKFREELKNGPTPRDRYLSIIATQLDLAGAHEAGLTFSKHLISRVTLKCKDNPCVFFITISLFIA, via the exons ATGGAATACCCTGTAATTTATCAGTTGGATCTCATTTACTATCCTCTTCTTGCAGCTGTAGGTATTCCAG ttaacttggtggcaattgtgatcctgtcccgagggaagtgcggtctctccaaatgcatcactcactacctggtggccatggcagcggccgaTCTGACAGTGGTTATCGTCCATGTGATATTACAACGGATTAATATCTTGTACTTGCCAATTAATTTCCTATCTCTGACTCCTGTGTGCAAGGTAAACTTTGTTGCATACATTGTAGctgtagactgttctgtctggtttactgtcaccttcacttttgatcgctttgtagcaatttgctgtcagaagctacaatcaaaatattgcaccaggaaaatggCGAGAGTAGTTATCACTACTgtttttgtggtgagctgtctgagGACCATCCCCTTTTACTACATGAATGAACCTGCCTTTATTATTGACAATATGCCATGGTTCTGTGCTTCCACAGCTGATTATTTCACTTCCCCCTTGTGGAAGGCATTTGAGTGGATCGACAGCATCATAACCCCTCTATTACCAATCCTtctaattctgttgttcaatgcacTAACTGTCAGAAACATTATACTAGCAAATAGAGTGCGCAGAGAACTCCGGAGTAACAGTGAGAATCagcatgatccagaggtgaagaatcggaggaaatccatgattttacttttTGCTATTTCTTCCAATTTCATCCTTTTGTGGATGTTGTATGTTGTGCATTCATTAATCTGGCCAGTGGCAAATTTCTTttacacagacaaatattacagtaacccaaTATATATTGcccaacaagttgggtttatgctgcagcttctcagttcctgcacaaatagttgtatctatggactgacacagaggaaattcagagaggagctgaagaatggg CCAACTCCAAGGGACAGATACTTGAGCATTATTGCTACACAACTGGATCTTGCTGGAGCACATGAAGCTGGCCTCACTTTCTCTAAGCACCTAATCTCCAGGGTCAccctgaaatgcaaagataacccctgtgtCTTTTTCATTACCATTAGCCTTTTTATAGCCTGA
- the LOC137345889 gene encoding probable G-protein coupled receptor 139 yields the protein MEYPVIYQIDLIYYPLLAVVGIPVNMVAIVILSRGKCGLSKCITHYLVAMAAADLTVVIVHVILQRINILYLPINFLSLTPVCKVNFVAYIVAVDCSVWFTVTFTFDRFVAICCQKLQSKYCTRKMARVVITTVFVVSCLRTIPFYYMNEPAFIIDNMPWFCASTADYFTSPLWKAFEWIDSIITPLLPILLILLFNALTVRNIILANRVRRELRSNSENQHDPEVKNRRKSMILLFAISSNFILLWMLYVVHSLIWPVANFFYTDKYYSNPIYIAQQVGFMLQLLSSCTNSCIYGLTQRKFREELKNGVIFVFTLNRKLC from the exons ATGGAAtaccctgtaatttaccagatAGATCTCATTTACTACCCTCTTCTTGCAGTTGTTGGTATTCCAG TTAACAtggtggcaattgtgatcctgtcccgagggaagtgcggtctctccaaatgcatcactcactacctggtggccatggcagcggccgaTCTGACGGTGGTTATCGTCCATGTGATATTACAACGGATTAATATCTTGTATTTGCCAATTAATTTCCTGTCTCTGACTCCTGTGTGCAAGGTAAACTTTGTTGCATACATTGTCGctgtagactgttctgtctggtttactgtcaccttcacttttgatcgcttcgtcgctatttgctgtcagaagctacaatcaaaatattgcaccaggaaaatggCGAGAGTAGTTATCACTACTgtttttgtggtgagctgtctgagGACCATCCCCTTTTACTACATGAATGAACCTGCCTTTATTATTGACAATATGCCATGGTTCTGTGCTTCCACAGCTGATTATTTCACTTCCCCCTTGTGGAAGGCATTTGAGTGGATCGACAGCATCATTACCCCTCTATTACCAATCCTtctaattctgttgttcaatgcacTAACTGTCAGAAACATTATACTAGCAAATAGAGTGCGCAGAGAACTCCGGAGTAACAGTGAGAATCagcatgatccagaggtgaagaatcggaggaaatccatgattttacttttTGCTATTTCTTCCAATTTCATCCTTTTGTGGATGTTGTATGTTGTGCATTCATTAATCTGGCCAGTGGCAAATTTCTTttacacagacaaatattacagtaacccaaTATATATTGcccaacaagttgggtttatgctgcagcttctcagttcctgcacaaatagttgtatctatggactgacacagaggaaattcagagaggagctgaagaatggggtgattTTTGTTTTTACACTGAACAGGAAATTATGTTAA